A window of the Pungitius pungitius chromosome 3, fPunPun2.1, whole genome shotgun sequence genome harbors these coding sequences:
- the slc19a3a gene encoding thiamine transporter 1, producing the protein MEALGRWRADWRYPTALLCIYGFFSTVKPLEPFLTLYLTGPDKNLTTEQVNNQIFPVWTYSYLSVLVPVFLLTDWLRYKPVVVFQAATLLVTTATLLWLRSVAAMQAMQFFYGVVTASEVAYFSYIYSVVDPKRYRKATSYSRSVQLLGYTVGSVLGQLLLSLELMSFNGILALTLALTAAALLASCLLPMPRRSMFFHRGAPAEGKGPQAEGLEEPDGGRRCSQALLQLWRDFRQCYSSRRLLYWSVWWAMATCGYNQTTNYVQVLWEHVQPSQNFSMYNGGVEAVSNLLGAATAYGIGFTEVRWEQWGELALGGFSGLGAGALFLMTFTGSIWVCYTGYVVFKCLYMLLITIAMYQIAADLSMERYALVFGANNFGALALQTVITSVVVDSGGLGLSIIPQFTVYASYFAVIAVVFSLRGLFTIWRSNKSHDSTSAVKEEPPDSEEHRF; encoded by the exons ATGGAGGCACTGGGAAGGTGGCGGGCGGACTGGAGGTATCCCACCGCCCTGCTGTGCATTTACGGATTCTTCAGCACAGTTAAACCCCTGGAGCCTTTCCTTACCCTGTATTTGACGGGACCAGACAAGAATCTGACAACAGAGCAG GTGAACAACCAGATCTTCCCGGTGTGGACGTACTCCTACCTCTCCGTGCTGGTGCCAGTGTTCCTGCTGACCGACTGGCTGCGTTACAAGCCCGTGGTGGTGTTCCAGGCCGCCACCCTCCTCGTCACCACGGCGACGCTGCTGTGGCTGCGGAGCGTGGCGGCCATGCAGGCCATGCAGTTCTTCTACGGGGTGGTGACGGCCAGCGAGGTGGCCTACTTCTCCTACATCTACAG cGTCGTGGATCCAAAGAGGTACCGCAAGGCCACGTCTTACAGCCGCAGCGTCCAGCTGCTGGGGTACACGGTGGGCTCCGTGCTGggccagctgctgctcagctTGGAGCTCATGTCCTTTAACGGCATCCTGGCGCTCACCCTGGCTCTCACGGCCGCGGCTCTTCTGGCGTCCTGCCTCCTGCCGATGCCGCGCCGCAGCATGTTCTTCCACCGCGGGGCCCCCGCGGAGGGGAAAGGGCCGCAGGCGGAGGGCCTCGAGGAGCCCGACGGCGGGAGGAGATGCAGCCAAGCGCTCCTCCAGCTGTGGAGGGACTTCCGCCAGTGCTACTCCTCCAGGCGGCTGCTCTACTGGTCAGTGTGGTGGGCGATGGCCACGTGCGGCTACAACCAGACGACCAACTACGTCCAG GTGCTGTGGGAGCACGTGCAGCCGTCTCAGAACTTCAGCATGTACAACGGAGGCGTGGAGGCGGTGTCCAACCTGTTGG GTGCAGCGACAGCCTACGGCATCGGCTTCACCGAGGTGAGATGGGAGCAGTGGGGAGAGCTGGCCCTGGGGGGCTTCTCTGGACTCGGGGCAGGAGCGCTCTTCCTCATGACCTTCACAGGCAGCATCTGGGTCTGCTACACTGGTTATGTCGTCTTCAAGTGCCTGTACATGCTTTTGATAACGATAGCCAT GTACCAGATCGCGGCTGACCTGTCCATGGAGCGATATGCCCTGGTCTTTGGCGCCAACAACTTCGGAGCGCTGGCTCTCCAGACGGTCATCACGTCCGTGGTGGTCGACAGTGGAGGACTGGGCCTGAGCATCATTCCTCAG TTCACCGTATACGCCAGCTACTTCGCCGTCATAGCGGTTGTCTTTTCACTTCGCGGATTGTTTACCATTTGGAGAAGCAACAAGTCCCACGATTCGACCTCTGCAGTCAAAGAAGAACCTCCAGACTCTGAGGAACACAGGTTCTGA
- the slc19a3b gene encoding solute carrier family 19 member 3b, with protein MGCFAKLRSSSWAYPTAVLSLYGFFANCRVAEPFLTPYLIGPNKNISGEVVTNYLFPIWTYSYLAFLVPVFLLTDLLRHKPLIVVQGFFLVTNYVLLCFAPGLPAMVVLQVNYAVVASTEVAYFSYIYTVIPVESYQRATGYLRSAMLAGYTFGASLAQVLVSLAGIDYFYLNAITLGIQSTAFLISFGLPMPQRSLFFKAEKDGTSGGDGPEEEKDGAGSGEANARRRGAAGWRTGGNVATAGLLLWQSFRDSYSSRHLVYPVIYWSLWWALATAGYVQVFNYIQLMWDHIEPSASSSIYNGGVEAACSLVGAAAAFSVGHIQVAWAVWGELALGLFSAVGTGAVFLMALTSSIWACYAGYVIFKSCYMLLITITTFQIASNLSMECYALTFGINTFVALLVQTILTFTVVDEAALGLDIVTQFIVYGSYYATISVLFLIRGTYTACVNQRSPERTGTTEPESSGEVLPAERF; from the exons ATGGGCTGTTTTGCCAAACTGAGGTCGTCCAGCTGGGCTTACCCAACGGCTGTCCTGTCTCTCTATGGGTTCTTTGCTAACTGCAGAGTAGCGGAGCCCTTCCTCACGCCTTACCTCATCGGACCGAACAAGAACATCTCGGGAGAAGTG GTGACTAACTACCTGTTCCCTATCTGGACGTACTCCTACCTGGCCTTCCTCGTCCCCGTCTTCCTGCTGACTGACCTGCTGAGGCACAAGCCCCTCATTGTGGTGCAGGGGTTCTTCCTGGTCACCAACTATGTCCTGCTCTGCTTTGCCCCGGGTCTGCCTGCTATGGTCGTCCTTCAG GTCAACTATGCCGTGGTGGCTTCCACAGAGGTGGCCTACTTTTCCTACATTTACACTGTGATTCCAGTTGAGAGTTACCAAAGGGCCACCGGTTACCTGCGAAGTGCAATGCTGGCTGGATATACATTCGGCGCCAGCTTGGCCCAAGTGCTGGTCTCCCTGGCAG GAATAGACTACTTCTACCTCAATGCGATCACTCTGGGGATTCAAAGCACGgctttcctcatctccttcggGCTGCCCATGCCCCAGCGGAGCCTCTTCTTCAAAGCGGAGAAGGATGGGACCTCTGGAGGGGACGGgcccgaggaggagaaggatgggGCCGGCTCGGGGGAAGCGAACGCGCGGCGTCGTGGCGCTGCTGGCTGGCGCACCGGGGGCAACGTGGCCACCGCGGGCCTTCTGCTTTGGCAGAGCTTCAGGGATTCCTATTCCTCCAGGCATCTAGTTTACCC CGTGATCTACTGGTCCCTGTGGTGGGCTCTGGCCACAGCTGGCTACGTGCAGGTTTTCAACTACATCCAGCTCATGTGGGATCACATAGAACCGTCTGCCTCCTCATCCATCTACAACGGAGGCGTAGAAGCGGCGTGCTCCCTTGTGG GTGCTGCAGCGGCGTTCTCCGTGGGCCACATCCAGGTGGCGTGGGCCGTGTGGGGCGAGCTGGCGTTGGGCTTGTTCTCAGCCGTGGGGACGGGCGCCGTGTTTCTGATGGCGCTCACCAGCAGCATCTGGGCATGTTATGCTGGTTACGTCATATTCAAGTCCTGCTATATGTTgctcatcaccatcaccac ATTTCAGATTGCTTCCAACCTCTCCATGGAGTGCTATGCCTTGACGTTCGGGATCAACACCTTCGTGGCCCTTCTGGTGCAGACGATTCTGACGTTCACGGTTGTTGATGAAGCTGCTCTGGGGCTGGACATCGTGACGCAG TTCATCGTCTACGGCAGCTACTACGCCACCATCTCTGTGCTCTTTCTGATCCGAGGGACCTACACTGCGTGTGTTAACCAACGCAGTCCTGAGCGCACGGGAACCACGGAACCAGAGTCCAGTGGGGAGGTTCTCCCTGCTGAGCGTTTCTGA
- the daw1 gene encoding dynein assembly factor with WD repeat domains 1 isoform X2: MSETIVRYGIAYKQRDAKMKLKRFLLRYYPPGIILEYEKEGLLKTKSMDLLDLTPETNPDELLAEIRRSEPLVTESRADQVKQLILRLQQKQGHKDQHGFCFSKSLKAHILPLTNVAFNKSGSRFITGSYDRTCRVWDTASGTAVHTLEGHRNVVYAIAFNNPYGDKIATGSFDKTCKLWCAETGKCFHTFCGHTAEIVCLAFNPQSTLVATGSMDATARLWDVETGEEVANLTGHTAEVLSLCFNTVGNQLVTGSFDHTVAIWDVASGRRVHILTGHGGEISNVQFNWDCSLIVTGSMDKTCKLWKAVSGKCVATMAGHREEVLDVCFDLRGQLIASASADGTARVFSSTTHQCLVTLEGHDGEISKICFSPQGSRILTAGSDRTARLWDVQSGVCLQVLQGHTDEIFSCVFNYEGDTIITGSKDNTCRIWY; encoded by the exons ATGTCAGAGACGATTGTTCGATACGGAATTGCTTATAAACAACGTGACGCTAAAATGAAACTCAAGCGGTTCCTTCTCAGATATTATCCACCGG GGATAATCCTGGAATACGAAAAAGAAGGATTATTGAAGACCAAATCGATGGACCTGTTGGATTTGACTCCCGA AACAAACCCAGATGAGTTGTTGGCAGAGATCCGTCGGTCAGAACCTCTGGTCACAGAGTCCCGGGCTGATCAGGTCAAACAGCTGATCCTTCGCCTTCAGCAGAAACAGGGCCACAAGGACCAGCACGGGTTCTGTTTCTCTAAG AGCCTTAAAGCACACATACTGCCGCTGACAAATGTTGCCTTTAACAAATCAGGGTCACG GTTCATAACGGGGAGCTATGACAGGACATGTCGAGTTTGGGACACAGCCTCAGGAACCGCTGTGCACACTCTGGAGGGCCACAGGAACGTGGTTTATGCAATTGCATTCAACAACCCCTACGG AGACAAGATTGCCACCGGCTCCTTTGACAAGACGTGCAAACTGTGGTGCGCTGAGACGGGCAAATGTTTTCATACCTTTTGCGGTCACACGGCAGAAATA GTGTGCCTGGCATTCAACCCCCAGAGCACACTGGTAGCCACAGGTAGCATGGATGCCACTGCCAGGCTGTGGGATGTGGAGACTGGGGAGGAGGTGGCCAATCTGACT GGTCACACTGCAGAGGTCCTGTCTCTGTGCTTTAACACGGTGGGAAATCAGCTGGTCACCGGCTCCTTTGACCACACCGTTGCAATATGGGATGTGGCTTCAGGAAG ACGTGTCCACATTCTGACCGGTCACGGAGGGGAGATCAGCAATGTTCAGTTTAACTGGGACTGCTCCCTCATAGTCACAGGCTCCATGGACAAAACCTGCAAG TTGTGGAAGGCAGTCAGCGGGAAGTGTGTGGCCACCATGGCTGGGCACAgagaggaggtgctggatgtGTGTTTTGATCTGAGGGGCCAGCTCATTGCCTCCGCGTCTGCCGATG GTACAGCGAGAGTGTTCAGTTCTACCACACATCAGTGTCTTGTGACCCTGGAGGGCCATGATGGAGAGATCTCCAAG ATCTGTTTCAGCCCCCAAGGCAGCAGGATCCTGACTGCCGGCTCCGACAGGACGGCCCGTCTGTGGGACGTTCAGTCCGGAGTCTGCCTACAAGTCCTGCAGGGGCACACCGACGAGATCTTCTCCTGCGTCTTCAACTACGAGGGGGACACTATCattacag GAAGCAAGGATAACACATGCCGGATCTGGTACTGA
- the daw1 gene encoding dynein assembly factor with WD repeat domains 1 isoform X1, with amino-acid sequence MSETIVRYGIAYKQRDAKMKLKRFLLRYYPPGIILEYEKEGLLKTKSMDLLDLTPETNPDELLAEIRRSEPLVTESRADQVKQLILRLQQKQGHKDQHGFCFSKSLKAHILPLTNVAFNKSGSRFITGSYDRTCRVWDTASGTAVHTLEGHRNVVYAIAFNNPYGDKIATGSFDKTCKLWCAETGKCFHTFCGHTAEIVCLAFNPQSTLVATGSMDATARLWDVETGEEVANLTGHTAEVLSLCFNTVGNQLVTGSFDHTVAIWDVASGRRVHILTGHGGEISNVQFNWDCSLIVTGSMDKTCKLWKAVSGKCVATMAGHREEVLDVCFDLRGQLIASASADGTARVFSSTTHQCLVTLEGHDGEISKRVATSLLAMTICFSPQGSRILTAGSDRTARLWDVQSGVCLQVLQGHTDEIFSCVFNYEGDTIITGSKDNTCRIWY; translated from the exons ATGTCAGAGACGATTGTTCGATACGGAATTGCTTATAAACAACGTGACGCTAAAATGAAACTCAAGCGGTTCCTTCTCAGATATTATCCACCGG GGATAATCCTGGAATACGAAAAAGAAGGATTATTGAAGACCAAATCGATGGACCTGTTGGATTTGACTCCCGA AACAAACCCAGATGAGTTGTTGGCAGAGATCCGTCGGTCAGAACCTCTGGTCACAGAGTCCCGGGCTGATCAGGTCAAACAGCTGATCCTTCGCCTTCAGCAGAAACAGGGCCACAAGGACCAGCACGGGTTCTGTTTCTCTAAG AGCCTTAAAGCACACATACTGCCGCTGACAAATGTTGCCTTTAACAAATCAGGGTCACG GTTCATAACGGGGAGCTATGACAGGACATGTCGAGTTTGGGACACAGCCTCAGGAACCGCTGTGCACACTCTGGAGGGCCACAGGAACGTGGTTTATGCAATTGCATTCAACAACCCCTACGG AGACAAGATTGCCACCGGCTCCTTTGACAAGACGTGCAAACTGTGGTGCGCTGAGACGGGCAAATGTTTTCATACCTTTTGCGGTCACACGGCAGAAATA GTGTGCCTGGCATTCAACCCCCAGAGCACACTGGTAGCCACAGGTAGCATGGATGCCACTGCCAGGCTGTGGGATGTGGAGACTGGGGAGGAGGTGGCCAATCTGACT GGTCACACTGCAGAGGTCCTGTCTCTGTGCTTTAACACGGTGGGAAATCAGCTGGTCACCGGCTCCTTTGACCACACCGTTGCAATATGGGATGTGGCTTCAGGAAG ACGTGTCCACATTCTGACCGGTCACGGAGGGGAGATCAGCAATGTTCAGTTTAACTGGGACTGCTCCCTCATAGTCACAGGCTCCATGGACAAAACCTGCAAG TTGTGGAAGGCAGTCAGCGGGAAGTGTGTGGCCACCATGGCTGGGCACAgagaggaggtgctggatgtGTGTTTTGATCTGAGGGGCCAGCTCATTGCCTCCGCGTCTGCCGATG GTACAGCGAGAGTGTTCAGTTCTACCACACATCAGTGTCTTGTGACCCTGGAGGGCCATGATGGAGAGATCTCCAAG CGTGTAGCTACATCTCTCCTGGCCATGACT ATCTGTTTCAGCCCCCAAGGCAGCAGGATCCTGACTGCCGGCTCCGACAGGACGGCCCGTCTGTGGGACGTTCAGTCCGGAGTCTGCCTACAAGTCCTGCAGGGGCACACCGACGAGATCTTCTCCTGCGTCTTCAACTACGAGGGGGACACTATCattacag GAAGCAAGGATAACACATGCCGGATCTGGTACTGA